Proteins found in one Luteimonas chenhongjianii genomic segment:
- the pncB gene encoding nicotinate phosphoribosyltransferase, with the protein MATVASLLDTDLYKFTMMQAVLHQHPGAVVQYRFKCRTPGIDLARYIDEIDAEIDALCALRFTADELAYVRALRFIKPDFADFLGLFYLDRKYIVLRPSRDVPGEIELEITGPWLHTILFEVPLLAIINEVWFRNTTQPDFGEGVRRLQAKAALLRDVPGYEECRIADYGTRRRYSLHWHGHMLPLLHDALGDQFVGTSNVHFARLYGMTPHGTMAHEYLQAFQALGPRLRDSQVAALESWAHEYRGDLGIALSDVVGLDAFLRDFDMYFCKLFDGVRHDSGDPFVWGDRMLEHFARNRVDPASKILVFSDGLDIDKVKRLHAYFRGRCKLAFGVGTHLTNDLGPTPLNIVIKMVRCNGQPVAKLSDSPGKGMCDDPAYLAYLRQVFGLPADAVA; encoded by the coding sequence ATGGCTACGGTCGCCTCGCTGCTCGATACCGATCTGTACAAATTCACGATGATGCAGGCCGTGCTGCACCAGCATCCGGGCGCGGTCGTGCAGTACCGCTTCAAATGCCGGACGCCCGGTATCGATCTGGCCCGTTACATCGACGAGATCGATGCCGAGATCGATGCGCTGTGCGCGCTGCGGTTCACTGCGGACGAGCTGGCCTACGTCCGCGCGCTGCGCTTCATCAAGCCGGACTTCGCCGACTTTCTCGGCCTGTTCTATCTCGACCGCAAGTACATCGTGTTGCGTCCTTCCCGCGACGTCCCGGGCGAGATCGAGCTCGAGATCACCGGGCCGTGGCTGCACACGATCCTGTTCGAAGTGCCGCTGCTGGCGATCATCAACGAGGTCTGGTTCCGCAATACCACGCAGCCCGATTTCGGCGAAGGCGTGCGGCGCCTGCAGGCGAAGGCCGCATTGCTGCGCGACGTTCCCGGCTACGAGGAGTGCCGGATCGCCGACTACGGCACGCGTCGCCGCTATTCGCTGCATTGGCATGGGCACATGCTGCCGCTGCTGCACGATGCACTGGGCGACCAGTTCGTCGGCACCAGCAACGTCCACTTCGCGCGCCTCTACGGGATGACACCGCACGGCACGATGGCGCACGAATACCTGCAGGCCTTCCAGGCGCTGGGCCCGCGGCTGCGTGATTCGCAGGTTGCGGCGCTGGAGTCGTGGGCGCACGAATATCGCGGAGACCTGGGCATCGCGCTGTCGGATGTCGTCGGCCTGGACGCGTTCCTGCGCGATTTCGACATGTACTTCTGCAAGCTCTTCGACGGCGTGCGCCATGACTCGGGCGATCCCTTCGTCTGGGGCGACCGCATGCTCGAGCACTTCGCGCGCAACCGCGTCGATCCGGCAAGCAAGATCCTGGTCTTCAGCGACGGCCTCGACATCGACAAGGTGAAGCGTCTGCATGCCTACTTCCGTGGCCGCTGCAAGCTGGCCTTCGGTGTCGGCACGCATCTGACCAACGATCTGGGTCCGACGCCGTTGAACATCGTGATCAAGATGGTCCGCTGCAACGGCCAGCCTGTGGCCAAGCTCAGCGATTCGCCAGGCAAGGGCATGTGCGACGACCCGGCCTATCTTGCGTATCTGCGGCAGGTGTTCGGACTGCCGGCCGACGCGGTCGCCTGA
- the gspD gene encoding type II secretion system secretin GspD, giving the protein MTPAFHLRAIAIGTGIALLAGCASVPTATMRRDADMRQGVEAGAAADTPSTTGARTQPLLADEERPQPQIRRGSGTVINQRAASAAAPTLGATSGQASFNFEGESVHAVAKAILGDMLGQNYVIAPEVQGTVTLATPQPVSPAQALSLLEMVLGWNNARMIYSDGRYNIVAADTALATGTVAPRTGGTGAARGFEVRTVPLRYISATEMEKVLEPYARPNAIVSADNARNVITVSGSRSELDNYLRTIEIFDVDWLSGMSVGVFPLQSGKASQVVADLEKVFGQDSESPVSGMFRFMPLEGANAVLVITPQADYLGEIQQWLERIDNAGQEARLFSLELKYVKARELAQRLAEVFGGGPGSGGGGVQGGASVMPGLTGNTMRSGGLNTQYGNQSGLDSGGGLGSNNRGGMPGGGRGGLGGGGGGGGEMQLNEVEEGPGTVTLEVEGDRVGVSAVDETNTLLVRATPAAWRSIRDVVERLDVMPAQVHIEAQVVEVLLSGELEYGVNWYIEQGMTDNGLGPFLPPAAGGPNRWSTLGASIGGVRGPGAAWTLVKNDAAAVIRALDQVTDVQILQSPSVFVRNNAIAEFNVGANIPVASTSVNPILGDNQYTQVQYLETGIILKVRPRVTRDGMVFLDIVQEVSSPQPQNTADSQGNVRIDTRRLKTEAAVQAGDTVMLAGLIRDEVGRTSGGLPGLSRIPVLGGLFGTQSSRTERTEVVVLLTPTIVRNPLEARQLTDEYGRRFRALQPLQRVQD; this is encoded by the coding sequence ATGACGCCAGCCTTCCATCTCCGTGCCATCGCCATCGGTACCGGCATCGCGCTGCTCGCGGGCTGCGCGAGCGTGCCGACCGCGACGATGCGCCGCGATGCCGACATGCGCCAGGGCGTGGAGGCCGGCGCCGCTGCCGACACCCCATCGACGACCGGCGCGCGCACCCAGCCGCTGCTGGCCGACGAGGAACGTCCGCAGCCGCAGATCCGCCGCGGCAGTGGCACGGTGATCAACCAGCGGGCGGCCTCCGCGGCCGCGCCGACGCTCGGCGCGACCAGCGGGCAGGCGTCGTTCAATTTCGAGGGCGAGTCGGTGCACGCGGTCGCCAAGGCGATCCTCGGCGACATGCTCGGGCAGAACTACGTGATCGCGCCGGAAGTGCAGGGCACGGTGACGCTCGCCACGCCGCAGCCGGTCAGTCCGGCCCAGGCTCTGAGCCTGCTGGAGATGGTGCTGGGCTGGAACAACGCCCGCATGATCTACAGCGACGGCCGCTACAACATCGTCGCCGCCGACACCGCGCTCGCCACCGGCACCGTGGCCCCGCGTACCGGTGGCACCGGCGCGGCGCGTGGTTTCGAGGTGCGCACCGTGCCGCTGCGCTACATCTCGGCGACCGAGATGGAAAAGGTGCTCGAGCCCTATGCGCGGCCGAACGCGATCGTGTCGGCCGACAACGCGCGCAACGTCATCACGGTTTCGGGCAGCCGCTCCGAACTCGACAACTACCTGCGCACGATCGAGATCTTCGATGTCGACTGGCTGTCGGGCATGTCGGTGGGCGTGTTCCCGCTGCAGTCGGGCAAGGCCAGCCAGGTGGTCGCGGATCTGGAGAAGGTGTTCGGCCAGGACAGCGAATCGCCGGTCTCGGGCATGTTCCGCTTCATGCCGCTGGAAGGGGCGAACGCGGTACTGGTGATCACGCCGCAGGCCGATTACCTGGGCGAGATCCAGCAGTGGCTGGAGCGCATCGACAACGCCGGCCAGGAGGCGCGCCTGTTCTCGCTGGAGCTGAAGTACGTGAAGGCGCGCGAACTCGCGCAGCGCCTGGCGGAGGTGTTCGGCGGTGGCCCGGGCAGTGGTGGCGGTGGCGTCCAGGGGGGCGCTTCGGTGATGCCGGGCCTGACCGGCAACACGATGCGCAGCGGCGGGCTCAACACCCAGTACGGCAACCAGTCCGGACTCGACAGCGGCGGCGGACTGGGCAGCAACAACCGCGGCGGGATGCCGGGCGGCGGCCGCGGTGGCCTCGGCGGCGGCGGTGGCGGTGGCGGCGAGATGCAGCTCAACGAGGTCGAAGAAGGCCCGGGTACCGTCACGCTCGAGGTCGAGGGCGACCGCGTCGGCGTTTCGGCCGTCGACGAAACCAACACCCTGCTGGTGCGCGCGACGCCCGCGGCCTGGCGTTCGATCCGCGACGTCGTCGAACGGCTGGACGTGATGCCGGCCCAGGTGCACATCGAGGCCCAGGTGGTCGAGGTGCTGCTCAGCGGCGAGCTCGAGTACGGCGTCAACTGGTACATCGAGCAGGGCATGACCGACAACGGCCTCGGCCCGTTCCTGCCGCCGGCCGCCGGTGGACCGAACCGCTGGAGCACGCTGGGCGCGAGCATCGGCGGCGTGCGCGGCCCGGGCGCCGCCTGGACGCTGGTCAAGAACGACGCCGCGGCGGTGATCCGTGCCCTCGACCAGGTGACCGACGTGCAGATCCTGCAGTCGCCGTCGGTGTTCGTGCGCAACAACGCGATCGCCGAGTTCAACGTCGGCGCGAACATTCCGGTCGCCAGCACCAGCGTCAATCCGATCCTCGGCGACAACCAGTACACGCAGGTGCAGTACCTGGAGACCGGCATCATCCTCAAGGTGCGCCCGCGCGTGACCCGCGACGGCATGGTCTTCCTCGACATCGTGCAGGAAGTGAGTTCGCCACAGCCGCAGAACACCGCCGATTCGCAGGGCAACGTGCGCATCGATACGCGCCGGCTCAAGACCGAGGCGGCGGTACAGGCGGGCGATACGGTGATGCTGGCCGGCCTGATCCGCGACGAGGTGGGGCGCACGTCCGGCGGCCTGCCGGGCCTGAGCCGGATCCCGGTGCTTGGCGGCCTGTTCGGGACGCAGAGCTCGCGTACCGAACGCACCGAGGTCGTGGTGCTGCTGACCCCGACCATCGTGCGCAATCCGCTCGAGGCGCGTCAGCTGACCGACGAGTACGGCCGCCGCTTCCGCGCCCTGCAGCCGCTGCAGCGCGTGCAGGACTGA
- a CDS encoding glycosyltransferase family 2 protein — protein sequence MTAAAASPDIVAVVVTHQSASTLDGCLARLRAAEGVAQIRVVDNASSDSTLAIVQRHASLDPRLRFIGNPDNPGFAVACNQGARDADAAWIAFVNPDCLVDADTLMRLRRHAATLDAPCLLGTELVGEDGVRDPAARRRDPDFAAMLRASAARVLAVPRDPAQALQRVPAVSGALMLLPRTLFDRVGGFDTSYRLHAEDLDLCRRVREAGAVVAVANDIAVLHVRGVSSRARPVFVEWHKHRGLWRYFRRFEAGRRAWPVRVAVWAMIWTRFPLAVLRRVSQAGV from the coding sequence GTGACCGCAGCCGCCGCCTCGCCCGACATCGTCGCCGTCGTCGTTACCCACCAGAGCGCCAGCACGCTGGACGGGTGCTTGGCGCGGCTGCGCGCGGCTGAAGGCGTGGCGCAGATCCGGGTTGTCGACAACGCCTCCAGCGACTCGACGCTCGCCATCGTGCAGCGCCATGCCTCGCTGGACCCGCGCCTGCGCTTCATCGGCAATCCCGACAATCCCGGCTTCGCGGTGGCCTGCAACCAGGGCGCACGCGATGCCGATGCGGCGTGGATCGCATTCGTCAATCCAGATTGCCTGGTCGATGCGGACACGCTCATGCGCCTGCGCAGGCACGCCGCCACGCTCGATGCACCCTGCCTGCTCGGAACCGAGCTGGTGGGCGAGGACGGCGTACGTGATCCCGCCGCGCGCCGCCGCGACCCCGACTTCGCGGCGATGCTGCGCGCGTCTGCCGCGCGCGTCCTGGCAGTGCCGCGCGACCCCGCGCAGGCCCTGCAGCGCGTACCGGCGGTGTCCGGCGCGTTGATGCTGCTGCCGCGCACGCTGTTCGACCGTGTCGGCGGATTCGACACCAGCTACCGCCTGCATGCCGAGGATCTGGACCTGTGCAGGCGCGTACGCGAAGCGGGCGCGGTGGTGGCGGTCGCCAACGACATCGCGGTCCTGCACGTGCGCGGCGTCTCCAGCCGCGCGCGCCCGGTGTTCGTCGAATGGCACAAGCACCGCGGCCTGTGGCGCTATTTCCGGCGTTTCGAGGCGGGCCGTCGGGCCTGGCCCGTGCGCGTCGCCGTGTGGGCGATGATCTGGACACGCTTTCCGCTCGCGGTGTTGCGCCGCGTATCCCAGGCAGGGGTCTAA